The genomic window TGTTTGTGTCCGGTCCTCTTTCCCCATCCCACTCCATATCCATACACCCTGAGCCCCGTCTGCTGGCACCCCCCGGGAGCCCTGCTTTGGCCCAGGGACTGGGCCCGCATGTGCACCCCGCCACGCTGCTGCTAAGGCCGGGCTCACCTCCTCACCTCTTCCCATGCAGTGAGAGAGAACAACTGGCCGCCCCTGCCCGTGTGGTGCCCTGTCAAGCCCTGCTTCTATCAGGACTTCTCCACAGAGATCCCTGCCGACTACCAGCGGATATGCAAGATGCTCTACTATCTCTGGATGTGTGAGTCTTGCTCTGCCCCTTCAAGCTCAGGGTGAAGTGGGCTGTGACTCGAGCGTGCTGGCTATGCTCTGGTTGCTCCTCTTGGCAGGCTGCAGCCTCTctctgggctgggctgaggggtgtCTCTGCCCACATAACTGGCTCCCCACAGTCTGCTGCCTGTCCTGGGAACCTCCCCACAAGGGCCTGTCCAGACCCCATATCAGGTAGGGTGGGACTAGCCGGAGGCTTCAGAGTTCCTACAGAGCTCTCTGCACTGAACAGCCCTCCTTAGGGGAAGGCCTCTCCTCCCCATGGTCCTCTCGGTTCCTAGGAATGAGGAGCAAGGAGAGAAGACTTCTTGTAGCTCCACTGGGGGCTGTCCACAACCAGGGGAAAGCCTGCTGAAAGACTTCATTCCCCAAAGCTCAGCCCTTGTATCTGTATCCGCCCCTCCACTGCCACTCCTCAGATACCTGAGTTTTAAGATTCCCTGGTTTTAAGGTCTCAGAACACCCTGCCTGTGTATACACCAAGGTCCTCTAGTATTTCTGCAGCTGCTCTCACAGCGTGGACCTCATTTCCTCTTCAGGGGATGGTTTGCCTCAGTGGGGAGGCCTTCGGTCCCCTTGGCacaagcctctctctccccacctccccttccccagTGCATTCAGTGACTCTGTTTCTGAACCTGCTTGCCTGCCTGGCCTGGTTCTTAGTCGACACCTCCAGGGGAGTAGACTTCGGCCTCTCCATCCTGTGGTTTGTGATCTTCACCCCCTGTGCCTTCCTTTGTTGGTATCGACCCATCTATAAGGCTTTCAGGTgagtggggctgggcaggggtgaGTAGTATATGGCTGGCATCAGGTAGCAGGCCAAAGCCCATCAGCCCTGGGGCCCCCTCCCAGTCTTAGAGCGGAATGGAATGGTGGGGAAATTCACTTTCCGATCCCCACCCTTAGTGAGAACAGGCAGGGATCAGCagctgttttctcctctgttgtACCAGAGGTCTGCTCTGGGCCCTGTCCTTGGACCAGGCTCGGGAGACCCAGAGAGGAAATCAAGAGCCTTCCTTGCCTTCCCCCTGCTCCCAGTCTGTCTGGTTCATTGGGATTTTAGTTCCGGGGAGAGGCTGTGTGTCTGTGATAGCCAGACAGAGTCTGATAAGAGTGAGATAAGCTCTCAATAGCTTTACCCCTCCATGCTCATGTCTGCCCCTCCCCCTACCTCCCCAGTAACCCTTGAGCCTCGATGAGTGCCAGTATTTGACCGGTGGCCCTAGAGTCAGTACTGTGGACATGAATGAATCCACCTCACAGACCCCTAGGACTTTTGGAATTGAGACGAGGAGTTGATGCTCAACTCCTAGTTGAGCCCAGCAGGGAgtgaagagagaagggaggagagacagGGAGCCCAGCAGGTCCTGGGAAAGAGGGGGCAGAGCAGTGGCCAAACCCTCCCATGTACTCAGCAGGCAAAACCTGTACCCTCACTGTATTCTAGCCCTCCAGGGCGTGATGGAAGTTCTCAAACACCAGTTTTATCTGGTGTTCCCTACTCCCTAGGTGTCTTTTCTTCCGCCCAGGCCTACAGATTGATTCTTAAagttttattatctttataaCAGTCTTAGATTTTCTTACCTGTTATGAAATGGAGATAACTTCAGGAAATGGACTGTTAAGTTTGTTACATTGTCCGTGGGGTGAGCAACTTTATTTACAAGTTCTGTAAGCACTCAAGCATTGACCCCTTAAATTGGAAGGCAGCGGAAGGCAAGACCTTTTTGATTACGGGGGTGTCTGTGTGTCCCTGTCCTCATGGACAGTGTGGCTGACCCCTGGAGCTCTGTCTGCTCTGGCACCTTCCTCCTGTCTCTTAGCGAGGAAGGTATCCTGGCAAGTGAAAAGGCTGAGGTCTGAGCCCAAAGCCCTTGTGTGACTTCTCATTTCCCCCTCTCTCCACAGGTCTGACAACTCTTTCAGCTTCTTCgtgttcttctttgtatttttctgtcaAATAGGGATCTACATCATCCAGTTGATCGGCATCCCTAGCCTTGGGGACAGGTGAGACGTGGGGCAGCACAGAGGGGACTAGGCCCTGTTCCCCTGCTCCCAGAAAGACCCCACCGATGACCCGTCTTCCACCATGGCTGGGAGAGGGGTGATGGGTCAGCGGGGGTCTGCCTTCTTCCGCTTCTTCCCCGGTAGCCACTCACTGTTTCGCCTTGCTCACCCCTTTCCAGAGTGCTGTGGGTGGAGTTGGCCTGAATCCTTAGGCTCTcagggctgtgtcctgcactgcagggcgCCCTTGTCCTTTTCTCCTGCCGGGCCCTCCTAGAGCCTGCGGCTGCTCCCACAGGCCCCGGACGAGCCCCAAGGCTTGGGCGGCTGCCGATGGATGTCTTGGCCTTTACAAACTGTGAGCTGTGACTTTTTCTGGAGGCCCTGTAACCTCAGGAGGTGGAGCCCTCACCCCTGGAGGATCTGCTCCTTCAGGCTGCTCTCCTTGAGCATCCAGTTGGCTTGAGAGTCCCGGCTGCTGCAATTCTCAGCTCAGAATTAGTCTCAAAGAGCAAAGCTGATGGctgatgttttcctttctgctccAGTGCACAGGGAACATTACAGAAAGGTCAGGCTGGCACTTGGCTGAAAGCCTGAGCCTGGAAGGGCTGCACTATTTTGGTCCCCGCCCTCCAGTGGAGCTGGCAAGTCCAGAGTGGCGAGGAGGGGTGACTCACCTCACACTCAGTGCATgctgccttcctcctctcctctgccTTCTTGCCTTGCTATTTCTAACCTGGCCCCTTTTCTGTTTGACTGGTGACCCAGTTTCATTACTCATTACCCTCAGTGAGATCCTGGTAGAAGACTGTGATTAACAATTGCTGTTTACACCCTGGACTGGGAGCCAGAAGGCTTGAGTTCTGGTCCTGCTCCGCCCCTCACTGCCCTGCCTGGGTCTGCCTGGTTGAGCTCCGAGGCCTCCAGCCTCCCGGTGACTTTCTCATCTCACCTCAGAACACCCACGATTGGGTGGAAGTCCTCCCGCCTCCCTTTTTTGTTACTgattataaaatacacataacataaaatctgtcattttgtTTACCACTTAAACCACTTTGTATAATTGAGTGGCATTTAGTTCATTCACAGTGTCTTGCAGACATCAGCACTGTCTAATTCTGTATCACACTGTGACATTTGTATCACATTGTAAGGAAACTCCATGCCCATTAAGCAGTCACTCTTCATTCCCTCATTCACTGAGCCCATAGCAACCATTAAACTGTTTATGCAtctctggatttgcctattctggacatttcattttaatgaaatcaTATGTGgctttaaacaaaaaaatttatttatttatttatttttgactgtgctgggtcttcattgctgcatgggcttttctctagttgcagcgtgtgtgggcttctcgttgcagtggcttctcttgctgcagagcatgggctagacacacaggcttcagtagatgTGGCACCTggactctagaacacaggctcagtagttgtggcgcacacgggcttagttgctccttagcgtatggaatcttcttggaccagggattgaacctgcgtcccctgcattggcaggcagattctttaccactgagcctaaCATTTGGCTTTtggtgcctggcttctttcagatcagatcagtctctcagtcgtgtccgactctttgccaccccatgaatcacagcacgccaggcctccctgtccatcaccaactcccggagttcactcagactcacgtccatagagtcagcgatgccatccagccatctcatcctctgtcgtccccttctcctcctgcccccaatccctcccagcatcagagtcttttccaatgagtcaactcttcacatgaggtggccaaagtactgaagtttcagctttagcatcagtccttccaaagaaatcccagggctgatctccttcagaatggactggttggatctccttgcagtccaagggactctcaagagtcttctccaacaccacagttcaaaagcatcaattctttggcactcagccttcttcacagtccaactctcacatccatacatgaccacaggaaaaaccatagccttgactagacggacctttgttggcaaagtaatgtctctgcttttgaatatgctatctaggttggtcataactttccttccaaggagtaagcgtcttttaatttcatggctgcagtccccatctgtagtgattttggagcccagaaaaataaagtctgacgctgtctccactgtttccccatctgtttcccataaagtggtgggagcggatgctatgatctttgttttctgaatgttgagctttaagccaactttttcactctccactttaactttcatcaagaggcttttgagttcctctttactttctgccataagagtggtgtcatctgcatatctgaggttattgatatttctcccggcaatcttgattccagcttgtgtttcttccaatccagcgtttctcatgatgtactctgcatagaagttaaataaacagggtgacaatatacagccttgacgaactccttttcctatttggaaccagtctgttgttccatgtccagttctaagtgttgcttcctgacctgcatacacatttctcaagaggcagatcaggtggtctggtattcccatctctttcagaattttccacagtttcttgtgatccacacagtcaaaggctttggcatagtcaataaagcagaaatagatgtttttctggaactctcttgctttttcgatgatccagcagatgttggcaatttgatctctggttcctctgccttttctaaaaccagcttgaacatcaggaagttcacggttcacgtattgctgaagcctggcttggagaattttgagcattactttactagcgtgtgagatgagtgcaactgtgacggtagtttgagcattctttggcattgcctttctttgggattggaatgaaaactgaccttttccagttgtgtggccactgctgagttttccaaatttgctggcatattgagtgcagcactttcacagcatcatctttcaggatttgaaatagttcaactggaattccatcacctccactagctttgttcatagtgatgctttctaaggcccacttgacttcacattctttcACAtagcatattttcaaggttcatgttAGTACTTCATTACATTTtatgactaaataatattccatagtTCTTGGAGATACTGCatgttgtttatccactcatcagctgatagacatttgggtttcCACCTTTTTGCTGTTGtggatagtgctgctgtgaacatttgtgtatagGTTTTTGAGtacctgctttcagttctttaggGTATGTATCCGagggtggaattgctgggttgtatggtgaTTCTATGTATAATTTATTAAGGAACTGCCACACTGTCCTGCAGTGGCTGAAccattgtatttctttctttttggctgtgctgggtctttgttgctgcaggcaTTCTCTAGTTGGGCCTgttggggctgctctctagttatggtgtgtggacgtctcattgcagtggctgtTTGTTGTgcagcctgggctctagggcgctcgggcttcagtagttgtggcgcatagGCTTTGTTACcccacagcatgtgaaatcttcctggaccagggattgaacctgtgtcctctgggttggcaggtggattcttaaccactggaccaccagggaagtgcaggcCAAACTATTTTACATTCTCAATAGCAGTGTATGAGGATTCCAGTTCCTCCATATCCTCCCTAACACTTactattttcctttcttgtttttttccttttttcttttatagccaATCTAGAAGTGTGGTAACTCGTGATTTTGATTGCTCTTTCCTGAACGATTATGATGTTGGCCATCTTTTATGTGCttgcatattttctttggagaaatgtctattcaaattgttttctaatttaGTATTTGGATTGTCTGTTGAATTCTTCATATATTCAGGATGCTGCATAGCTACTTGTCAGGTATATAATGTATAAAGTTTCTCCTTTCTGTGTGTTGTTTCTCACTTCTGATAATATCATTTGATGAACAAAGGTTCTTAATTGTAATGAGATCTAATAGTTTTCGTTCTTATTGTTAGGTTTGAGTTAGCTTTTCTATATGGTGGAAATAGGGTGCACcttcattgtgtttttttttttccttttaatttttttaatgtaattttaattggaggataattgctttacactattgtgttgGTCACCTTCATTATTTTGTATGTGGATATCTAGCCGTcctgcaccatttgttgaagaggccATTCTTCAACATTCAGTGGTTTTGGCACACTTGTCTAAAATCAGTTGATGATAAATATATAGATTTGTTTCTGGACTCtcagttctattccattgatctataatatATGTCTATCCtgatgccagtaccatactgtttcgATAGCTATagctttgtattaatttttaaaatcaaaatgtgAGGCTGTCCCCTTGGTAGATGAGAACACTGGCTCAGGAAGGAGAGGTGACTGGCTGGAGGCAGCAGGGCTGTTCCTGGGCTGCAGGGTGGGGAGCTGAGGTGAGAGGATGAATGAAGTGGGTTGGCTAATGATCCTCCTTCCCAGAGGGACGGCCCTCTGCAGTGAGCAGCCCTAGGCTTTCCATGTCCCCTAAAGGGCTCTACCCACCGTCACTCTTAACAGTGAAAGCAGCAGCCACATCCTCCCTTCCAGGCCTCACATGGCCCATAGATTCCCTATGGGCATTATGGGGCCTGGTGGCCTTTACAGAGGCCTGGCCTCACAGGCCAGGCTTTTGGCCCATAGGGCTCTGTGCTGCCCAGAGATGCCCGGGTGGTGTTCAGCACACAGTGGCCATTTGGAGAAGAGCCCCTCACAGGGAGCTCTGGGGCCCAATCCCACTGTGCTCTCCCCGGCCTCCTCCGCCTTTGCAGTGGTTGGATTGCAGCCCTGTCTACGATGAAGCACAACTTGGCTGTGTCGGTTATCATGATGGTGGTGGCTGGCTTCTTCACCCTCTGTGCCGTGCTCTCACTCTTCCTCCTGAAGCGGGTGAGTGAGTGGTGGGTGCTGGGCCAACTGCAAACCCAAGGAAGCCCCAGCCCCTGGGGTAGGCACCTCTCTCCTGCTTTCTTCATGGGGGATGTTCATCACTACAGCAGTTGTGTCTCCTGGGTCCTCAGAGCTCCAGCAGCTTCCTCCAAGGCTCTGGGTGGGAGGTCAGACAGGCTGGGGTCCGTGGTGGCTGCCTTGGGCCCATGAGCTGGTGGCCCCCAGGCGGGTGGACTTTTCTCACCACAGCCTCTTTCTGCAGGTGCACTCCCTGTACCGCAGGACAGGGGCCAGCTTCCAGCAGGCCCAGGAGGAGTTTTCCCAGGGCATCTTCAGTAGCAGGACCTTCCGCAGTGCCGCCTCATCTGCTGCCCAAGGAGCGTTCCAGGGGAATTAGTCCTCCTGACTCCTCCCTCTGCCCTGGCCTTCTCTCTCTCACCTGCCTTCTGAGCTGCACTTTCCACGGGTGCCTTAAGCATTGGGTATGCCCAGCACAGACCTGGGGAGGGTCTTGCCCATGGCTCTTCTTCCTCCCTCAGCAACCATCTCTCCCTTCCACCtgaggaaaggggagggagggacagggaCTTTTTTCtacacaagaggaaaaaaaaaaaagctgtctttTCTTCTCTGGTGGTGGTTTGATAGGATTTTTTTGTATCTTTGGAAGCAATGGGACTGAAGTTCTCTTcttcacagatacacacatatactcacacacatacaaacacaaacacacgcacTTGGGATCACTGGCTGTACTGGGCCCAACCACCTTGAGTCCTGAGATTCCACTCCTCCCCAGCAGGCCTGACGGGAATCTGGCTTCATGGACCCAGCCTGTCACTTCCACAGTCCTGCCCTTCCCTCCTGCTCAGACTCTGGGAGCCTCCTAAGGGCTCCCCTTTAGATGAACTGCAGTCTGGGCTCTTCCTCAGATCACTCTAGGGTGAACTCTGGGCTTCCAGCCTCTGTCCTGCCTTATGTTTCTAACAAACAGGCCATGTTTGTTTCGTAGCCCTCTAGGGCCCCTGCATCCTCCCGATGTGGGCAGTACGTGGTGCCCTCTGGGGCCCTTCTTAAGCCCTTCCCTCTTTAGACTTACTGAATGTGCAATGGGGTTGGTTAGGATTTGGGGATGGAGAGGGATAGAGGACACTGACCCGAAGTTGTCTTGCCCAGCTTTTGGCAATCTTGTATTAGGGTGGGTCTGATTGTCCTGGTGTGGTTTGGCCCTATTcgttttgatttcctctttctgAGGGACAGCTGCCCTTTAGCTTGGCCTCATATTCTTGCctatccctgccccccaccatcaGTAGTATCTAGCTTGTATGACTCTTAGGGAGGGCAAGGGGAATGAATTCAGAACTTCATTCTTCAGGCCACCTTTTTAAGGGTTCCAGACTAATCCCCCAGGGTTCTCCCGTATTCCCCAAGTAGAGTCTAGATCACCTTCCACTAGTCCTGGGGATTCCCCAGGAGTTGTGTCACTCTAATGGGTGCTTAGGAGTTCAAGGTTAAAACCTGTATCCTGTGCTCCAGAGATGGTAGGAGTGGGTGGGTAGACTGAGGGGACTTCTCAAAAAGCTGTCCAACCCAGGGCATCTGGGGCCTAACCAGAGGCAGCCCCGAAGCTGCCAGCTGACACAGCCCCAGAGCCACTGAATGATGATGGCAGTGACCAAGGTTTTGTAAACTCCtttctggtattttttttctCCGTGTACAAATGTATATGTTATGTCTCAATTTTGtccttaaataaaaacaaaagacattttcagacaatACTGGTCCTGATGTCTGCTGTATTTGGAAAGTTGGGAGTGCCCCGTAGGGTAGGGACTGAGGCAGGCCAGCCGTAGGTGAGAAGATGAAGATGCTGTGTCTGGTCACTCTGCTCCCTGGCCAGTCTGGGCAGGCTCAGTCCCTCACCCCTGGGTGTGAGCCCCTTACTGAGATTGCTTGTCCTCTTCCATGGTACTTTCTTGTTCCAGTACTTCCACATTCACAGTTGCTGGTCTTGGAGGAGAGGGGCCTCTTTGAACACACCCTATCCACGTCTTAGATGGAGCTTCTCTCCTATCCCATTCACATGGGCGATCTAATAAGATGCTGTCTAGCctgcatgggatttcccgggtGACCTCTGCTAACTCCCGTTAGGCCCGCGAGGACCTGCGTATCTCCAAATGGATCTTGCGGGTACTGGCGAGTCATCTGATTTCCTGTGCAGGTGAAGGCGGAGGCTCCCAGGAGCCGCacctggaggggaggggcgcCGGGGCGGTCGGGCGCCGGCGCCCCGCCCCGCCTGCCTCGCTGCACTTCCGGCGGGCGCCGCTCGGGGCAGTGTGGAGTCCGGTCCTACCGCGGCGCGCGCGCTCCCCTCTCGGCTCCTGGCCGGAACCCCGGCTCCGGGAACCAGGAAGCGCCCGGCCGCGGGCGCGGGCTGTCGGGATGGCGGGGTCCGGCTGGGGCCCCCCGCGACTGGACGGCTTCATTCTCACTGAGCGCCTGGGCAGTGGCACGTATGCCACGGTGTACAAGGCCTACGCCAAGGTGGGTGCGGGGCGCCTTGGGGCTTCTGTGCGAGGCAGCAATTGGGGGCTCGAGAACTTCTGAGGTTCTGGCCCTGGTGCCCGCCAGACGCTAAGCAAGCCCGGGCCGGGAAACGGGGAGAGGTTGAGACGGCGTGAGCTAAGGGTGCACGGCTTGGCCTGTGCCAGGTTGACCTTCTGTGGAGGAGGTGTGCGGTGACCGCCGCAGATAGGTCTTCAAAGCAAATAAACACCGCTGTTGTGCGGAGAGACGAGTGAAGACCTCGATGGAGCCTCGGCGTTAGTGGCTGAAGACTAGGCTCCAAACAGGGAGGATACCTGTGGGCTAGGAGTCTGGGGCAGGGTTCTAGAAGGCTGGACCCACTTAGGAAGCAGAGTGGGCAGTTTAGAACAGTGAATAACATGCCTTAGCAGGGGCACTCTAGAATACAATGAAAGGGATTGTGAAGCAGAGAGGCTAGTGGGGAAGCCAGGATTCCAGAATCTGGGTGCCTTACTGGCCTGAGAGAGGGCAGCTGGGCAACCTGGATGCTGGTGTGAGTGGGTAGGCCGAGAGAGGAGGAGCAGGGCAGAGGGGACCAGAGCCTTCTGGCCATGCATGGTTCTTGGTCCTCTCAAGGCAGAGCCCTTGAATCTCCTGTCCCCACAGAAGGATACTCGGGAGGTGGTAGCCATAAAGTGTGTGGCCAAGAAGAGTCTGAACAAGGCATCCGTGGAAAACCTCCTGACAGAAATTGAGATCCTCAAGGGCATTCGACACCCCCACATTGTACAGCTGAAAGACTTCCAGGTGTGGGCTTGGGATGGGGTGACCACCGAAGGGGGCTGAGAAGGGCCACTCTCTTCAAGCCTCCTCTCTGCCTCTAACCCCAGTGGGACAGTGACAACATCTACCTCATCATGGAGTTCTGCGCAGGAGGTGACCTGTCTCGCTTCATCCACACCCGCAGGATTCTGCCTGAGAAGGTGGCTAGGGTCTTCATGCAGCAGTTGGGTAAAAGCCTCTGACCCCAGCCTGATGCCCCTTCCCATGATCTCtgctctcccaccccacccctgccccaggctTAGAGTTGTGACACTCTTAGCAGTTGCCTGCTATCCCAGCTTGGATTTGTAGGGCCCACCCTTCGTTTTGCCCATCCCTGGCTTAAGGATGCTGTGAGAGAGATGGAGAGGAGTCCCATCCGTGGGGAGTACCAGCTTCCACACGTGAAACATCTTCAGTAACATAAAGACCTCATGGAGCATTCCGAAGACCCAAGTGTTTTGCCAAGGAGAAGAGCAAGGGCCTAAAGGGCTGGGACATCTAGGGAGGCTTCTAGGAGGAGGGGAGACTTGTGAAGGAGCACAAGGGAGGAAGGAGGTCACTCGAGGTGGGCGTGAGGCAAAGTCTTAGCAGtgggggggagcctggtgcttGTATGTAAAGCATTTGGTgtagggactttgctggtggttcagtggttagatCAGACTCTGcgttcccaacgcagggggcccagattcaatccctggtcagagaactagatcccacatgctacagctgAGATGtagcacaggcaaaaaaaaaaaaaaaaagcatttggtaGACCAGGCCAGAACTGGGGTTGGGCAGGCAGGTAAGAgaggggatgggagagaggcTTCTCTGACCTGTCACTCTGCACGGTTCCTACTGCCTAGCCAGCGCCCTGCAGTTCTTACATGAACGGAACATCTCTCACCTGGACCTGAAGCCACAGAACATTCTGCTGAGCTCCCTGGAGAAGCCCCACCTTAAACTGGCAGGTATGAGTCTGGAACGGAAGGTGTGGAGGTTTGGAGGGTGGTGTGCAGAGGGCTCCTTCTGCCTGGGCTCGCTCAGCAGCCCTGGTTCTCATGGAGCCCTCGAGTCATCAGACAGCGACAGGCTGGGATGTCCAGGGACGGGCCCCGTCACCAAAAGGTAGGGCCTTTCTCAGGCTACCGATGCTTGACTCCAGCAATGTGATATCCTGGGTGGGGTCAGGGTTCAAAGTGTGACCAGACTTAGTCCTTTATCCATCACCGACTATGACTCAGTCTGGGGCAGTGTTGGAAAGTGTGGAGTGGGAAAAGGGGTAGTTGTGGCCCCTGATAAAATTTGGAGAACTGACTTGAAGCTGGAGGCCAGAGAGGTCCACTGAGCTGAGTAGGACAGTGAGGGAGAGGTCAACCCCTAGTGAGCCCTTATCCTCATTGGTGTGGGCTTCCTGGGAAAAGGTGTGCAGGGGGCTGTGCAGGATGGGTAGAGTATATGCCCTCAAGGAGGTAGAAGGGTTTGTAGTGAGAGAAACGACATGAGCAAATTAGGGAAGTGGGGTTAATCCTGGTGAGTCTAGAGGGTGGGAGGAATCCCGCCCAGGAACCCACGGGTAGTCTGTAAAGCAGGAGCAGAAACTGAGCCTGCTGCCTGGCCTCTTGCCTGCAGACTTTGGCTTTGCACAGCACATGTCCCCCCGGGATGAGAAGCACGTGCTTCGTGGCTCCCCACTCTATATGGCTCCCGAGATGGTGTGTCAGCGGCAGTACGATGCCCGTGTAGACCTCTGGTCTGTGGGGGTCATCCTGTATGGTGAGAGCTCTGTCCCCTGCCCCCACGTGGAGGCCTGCACTGTCAGAGCATCCTCAGTCAGAGCATCACTGGGCCACTCCTGAAGGGTTTTAATGAAAACACTGACTTGCCTGGTCTGGGgcccttctccaggagtgggCCAGGCCCAGCTTGACCCTATCCCCTCCCAGCCTGCCCTCTGCCTCCCTTCCACAGAAGCCCTCTTCGGGCAGCCCCCCTTTGCCTCCAGGTCGTTCTCAGAGCTGGAAGAGAAGATCCGGAGCAACCGGGTTATTGAGGTAGGTCTAGCAGGGCCTTCGAAACTGTGAGGCGCAGCGGGAGTCAGGGCCCTGAGGTGGCAGAGCTCACTGCCACCTGCACAGACTGGGGTGTGGGCTCCAGGCCACCACTGTGGAGCTGGGCACGCTCTAGCCTGACAGTTGGCTCCATGCAGTCCCGGTGACCCAGATCAACCATAGTGGGGAGCAAAAGGCCTGCCCTACAGCCTGTTTCAGGTTCCCCACAgggagaagggcttcccaggtggctcagtgataatctgcctgccaatgcaggagacacaggagatgcgtgttcatccctgtgttgggaagatcccctggagaggaaatggcaacccactccagtattcctgcctggagaatcccatggacagaggagcctagcaggctacagtccataggaccacAAAGAcaggagcctggggaggaggCTTGGCTCTCACTGGCTGTCACATTCTGACCTGTCACTCTTCCTCCTTGCCTCATATTCTCCATCTGTCAGTGTGTGTCTTGGGGGCCCCCCAGGGCAGGGTGGTCCTGACAGGCCttgggggctgggggccagggtgCCAGAGCTGAGTGTGATCTGTTCCACCCCTACCCCCGCAGCTCCCCCTGCGG from Bos taurus isolate L1 Dominette 01449 registration number 42190680 breed Hereford chromosome 21, ARS-UCD2.0, whole genome shotgun sequence includes these protein-coding regions:
- the SCAMP2 gene encoding secretory carrier-associated membrane protein 2 isoform X1, translating into MSSFDTNPFADPVDVNPFQDPSVTQLTNAPQGGLAEFNPFSETNAATTVPVSQMPGASQPAVLQPSVEPTQPTPQLLLRQASRFLPTRFLAVSELSERQMLLGGDSILRDSYLRNLPKAVASAAQASLLRQQEELDRKAAELERKERELQNTVANLHVRENNWPPLPVWCPVKPCFYQDFSTEIPADYQRICKMLYYLWMLHSVTLFLNLLACLAWFLVDTSRGVDFGLSILWFVIFTPCAFLCWYRPIYKAFRSDNSFSFFVFFFVFFCQIGIYIIQLIGIPSLGDSGWIAALSTMKHNLAVSVIMMVVAGFFTLCAVLSLFLLKRVHSLYRRTGASFQQAQEEFSQGIFSSRTFRSAASSAAQGAFQGN
- the SCAMP2 gene encoding secretory carrier-associated membrane protein 2; the encoded protein is MSSFDTNPFADPVDVNPFQDPSVTQLTNAPQGGLAEFNPFSETNAATTVPVSQMPGASQPAVLQPSVEPTQPTPQAVASAAQASLLRQQEELDRKAAELERKERELQNTVANLHVRENNWPPLPVWCPVKPCFYQDFSTEIPADYQRICKMLYYLWMLHSVTLFLNLLACLAWFLVDTSRGVDFGLSILWFVIFTPCAFLCWYRPIYKAFRSDNSFSFFVFFFVFFCQIGIYIIQLIGIPSLGDSGWIAALSTMKHNLAVSVIMMVVAGFFTLCAVLSLFLLKRVHSLYRRTGASFQQAQEEFSQGIFSSRTFRSAASSAAQGAFQGN
- the ULK3 gene encoding serine/threonine-protein kinase ULK3; translation: MAGSGWGPPRLDGFILTERLGSGTYATVYKAYAKKDTREVVAIKCVAKKSLNKASVENLLTEIEILKGIRHPHIVQLKDFQWDSDNIYLIMEFCAGGDLSRFIHTRRILPEKVARVFMQQLASALQFLHERNISHLDLKPQNILLSSLEKPHLKLADFGFAQHMSPRDEKHVLRGSPLYMAPEMVCQRQYDARVDLWSVGVILYEALFGQPPFASRSFSELEEKIRSNRVIELPLRPQLSHDCRDLLQRLLERDPSRRISFQDFFAHPWVDLEHMPSGESLGRATALVVQAVKKDQEGDAAAALSLYCKALDFFVPALHYEVDAQRKEAIKAKVGQYVSRAEELKAIVSSSNRALLRQGTSARDLLREMARDKPRLLAALEVASAAMAKEEEAGGEQDALALYQHSLGELLLLLAAEPSGRRRELLHTEVQNLMARAEYLKEQVKMKESHWEAETLDKEGLSESVRSSCTLQ